A part of Entelurus aequoreus isolate RoL-2023_Sb linkage group LG03, RoL_Eaeq_v1.1, whole genome shotgun sequence genomic DNA contains:
- the LOC133645778 gene encoding uncharacterized protein LOC133645778: protein MAFTYRMTDGDIRQLIHLRATNNAIFTGQKNSAMQGWRAIRREMGLQAMLSASQLKKKWGNMKEKYRAIKNSPGGLQNRTKSWRWFHLMDEALSGRLAGSAKVVEPSVLDDDEDAVPHFSFASMLARTPELNVTETGRVEGVPVPRDVFSLGTEVCGDNIFSKTESHEDAGPDLHSRNGVLYPSLLSKGIVAQSDNMAAMSAHSCPNDEERRALERRSKDIERDRANVERDRANVERERLALERDRAQLERDRISIQRDRAAIERDKVCLDRDRAFLDRDAAFLERDRALLERAKALLRCGGEPELVQTRLYQNLLAKDVDPLQLESTQRLVSLFQKLVEKF from the exons ATGGCGTTCACTTACAGAA TGACGGACGGAGACATCCGGCAGCTCATTCACCTGAGGGCCACCAACAACGCCATTTTCACGGGTCAAAAGAACTCGGCCATGCAGGGCTGGAG GGCGATCCGGAGGGAGATGGGCCTCCAGGCAATGCTGTCCGCTAGCCAGCTGAAGAAGAAATGGGGCAACATGAAGGAGAAGTACCGG GCCATCAAGAACTCACCGGGAGGTTTGCAGAACCGAACAAAATCTTGGCGCTGGTTCCACCTGATGGATGAGGCCCTGAGCGGCCGTCTGGCGGGTAGCGCCAAGGTGGTGGAGCCGTCGGTGTTGGATGACGACGAAGATGCCGTGCCTCACTTCTCTTTCGCCAGCATGTTGGCACGCACGCCTGAACTGAACGTGACCGAGACAGGTAGAGTCGAAGGAGTCCCGGTGCCGCGAGACGTGTTCAGCTTAGGCACTGAGGTGTGCGGAGACAACATCTTCAGTAAAACCGAGTCCCACGAAGACGCCGGCCCTGATCTTCATTCTCGGAATGGCGTGCTGTATCCCTCCTTGCTGTCAAAGGGCATTGTGGCACAGAGTGACAACATGGCGGCAATGTCCGCCCACAGCTGCCCAAACGACGAGGAGCGGCGGGCTCTGGAGAGACGCTCAAAAGACATAGAACGTGACCGCGCCAATGTAGAACGTGACCGCGCCAATGTGGAAAGGGAGCGCCTGGCGCTGGAACGGGACCGAGCGCAATTGGAAAGGGACCGCATATCCATACAACGGGACCGGGCCGCCATAGAACGAGACAAAGTGTGTCTGGATCGAGACCGGGCATTTCTGGACAGAGACGCAGCTTTTCTGGAAAGGGACAGAGCGCTTCTAGAGCGAGCCAAGGCACTGCTGAGGTGTGGgggggagcctgagctggtgcagaCCAGACTCTACCAGAACTTGTTGGCTAAGGATGTGGATCCACTGCAGCTGGAGAGCACACAGCGGCTGGTGTCTTTGTTCCAGAAACTAGTGGAAAAATTTTGA